The Anaerobacillus alkaliphilus DNA window GGTTAACAAAAATGAGGTGACTATCGATGGTGCAATTAAAACCAATTTGCTTTAGTAAGCGTCGTAAGGAGGAATCGCTTCGCTTTAATTGAAGCAGCGGGTCTTTAATTTCAGTCTTACCAAGAGTAAACCACCTGTCACTCTCAAAATAATAATCTCCTTCAAAGTTTTTAACTTCATATATATATACTTTCTCAGGAGCTATCAAGACTTTATCAAGTTGAAATAAGGAATTATTAATTTCGAGTAAGAGGTCGTTAAGAATAAGACAATTACTCCTCTGGTGATCAATCATATGATCAAAAGCTAGTTCACCTTCGTAACCTTTCTCCAAGTTAAAATAATGTTGCTTATCTTTCTCTGAAAGCTCCATACGTAAATACAGCTGGCGAAACAAAAGTAACTCTTCACTTTCACAACGTTCTTTAATAACCATATACCACAACCTCTCTATTTAATATCCTAATTTTACAACTAGCTAAACATATAAACAATCTATATTATATAGAAGGAAACAGAATTAACTTCCCGTTAAAGCTATTGGAAGAAATTATATTCTGCATACATGCATAAATTTTTCAGCCAAAGCTTGCAAATAGTTTAACATGTATATATAATAGTAAAAGTGCGACCGGTACTTAAAGAAAACACTTGCTTTCTTCTAGTATAATCTATATAATAGATAATGTTGGTCGTTGACAGCGATGATGCGGAAGGTTGCTGACACACCCGAGCCCGTTGCCATGGTGAAGGTGAGGAAATTTTCGCGGAGTATGTCTATTTATAAAATGGACGATAAAGGAGGTTATTACATGGCAAAGCAAAAAATTCGCATTCGTTTAAAGGCTTATGATCACAGAATTCTAGATCAATCTGCTGAAAAAATCGTAGAAACAGCTAAACGTTCAGGTGCTCAAGTTTCTGGACCGATCCCTCTTCCTACAGAGAAGTCAATCTACACGATTTTAAGAGCGGTTCATAAGTACAAAGATTCTCGTGAGCAGTTTGAAATGCGCACACATAAGCGTCTAATTGATATTGTGAACCCAACTCCACAAACTGTGGATGCTTTAATGCGTTTAGACTTACCGTCAGGCGTAGATATCGAAATCAAACTTTAATAGTTAGACCAAACAAACACTTAATGGCAAAACAATTATAAATTATATATATCAGGAGGTGTGACTCATGACCAAAGGAATCTTAGGGAAAAAATTAGGAATGACTCAAGTATTCACTGAAAAAGGTGACGTGGTGCCAGTAACTGTTATCGAAGCTACTCCAAACGTTGTCCTTCAAAAGAAATCAGTTGAATCAGACGGATACGTTGCGATCCAATTAGGATATGATGATGTGAAAGCATCGCGCGTAACGAAACCAGCAAAAGGTCATGCTGAAAAGGCCAATGCTAATCCTAAGCGCTACATGAAGGAAATTCGTGGCACTGACTTTGCTGCTTACGAAGTTGGTCAAGAAGTCAAAGTAGATACATTTAGTGAAGGTGACATCGTTGACGTAACAGGTGTTTCTAAAGGAAAAGGTTTCCAAGGATCTATCAAACGTCATAACCAATCACGTGGACCAATGGCTCACGGATCGCGTTATCACCGTCGTCCTGGTTCGATGGGACCAGTTGCTCCAAACCGCGTATTCAAAGGTAAATTATTACCTGGACGTATGGGTGGCGAACAAATCACTGTACAAAATTTAGAGATCGTTAAGGTAGATACAGAGCGTAACTTACTTTTAGTTAAAGGTAATGTTCCTGGAGCTAGAAAAGGCTATGTAACTATCAAGAGCGCTGTTAAAGCGAACTAATCGACAGAAAGAAAGGAGGATACCTCATGCCGAAAGTTGCATTATTTAATCAAAACGGAACACAAGTTGGTGATATCGAATTATCAGAAGCTGTGTTCGGTATTGAGCCAAATCAAAATGTATTACACGATGCTGTTGTGATGCAGCAAGCTTCATTACGTCAAGGAACACATGATGTGAAAGGACGTTCAGAAGTACGTGGTGGCGGACGTAAACCGTGGCGTCAAAAAGGAACTGGTCGCGCAAGACAAGGTTCTATCAGATCACCTCAATGGGTTGGTGGTGGAGTTGTATTCGGACCAACACCTCGTAGCTATAGCTACAAATTACCTAAAAAAGTACGTCGTTTAGCGATTAAATCAGCTTTAGCTTCAAAGGTACAGGCTGCAGAAATCGTAGTACTTGAAGGTTTAACATTAGAAACACCGAAAACAAAAGATATGGTGGCAATCTTAAATAATTTATCAGTTGATCGTAAAGCGTTAGTAGTTACTGGTGACTACAATGATAACGTTGCGTTATCAGCTCGTAATATCCCTGGAGTTACATTTGTAACTGCTGAAGGTATCAACGTGCTTGACGTATTAAAACACGACAAACTAGTTATTACTAAAGATGCTGTTCAAAAGGTAGAGGAGGTGCTAGCGTAATGGAAAACGCTCGTGATATCATTAAGCGCCCCGTAATTACAGAACGTTCAACTGACCTTATGTCAGAAAAGAAATATACTTTTGAAGTAGATGTTCGTGCTAACAAAACTCAAGTCAAAGATGCGATCGAGGAAATCTTTGGAGTGAAAGTAGCTAACGTAAACACGATGAATTACAAAGGGAAGTTCAAGAGATTTGGACGTCACTCAGGTTACACGCCTCGTCGTAAAAAAGCTATCGTTACGTTAACTGCTGAGAGTAAAGAATTAGAATTCTTTGAAGGTGTTTAAGTTTTAAGTGAAGGAGGGAAATAACAATGCCGATTAAAAAGTATAAACCGACCAGTGCCGGTCGTCGTGGTATGACTGGATTAGACTTCCAAGAGATCACAACTGACAAGCCGGAAAAATCATTACTAGCGCCGCTTCATAGAAAAGGCGGACGTAATAACCAAGGTAAATTGACTGTACGTCATCAAGGTGGCGGACACAAACGTCAATACCGTGTAATTGACTTTAAACGTAATAAAGATGGAATTCCAGGACGCGTTGCTACGATCGAATACGATCCAAACCGTACTGCTAACATCGCTCTAATCAACTATGTTGATGGTGAGAAGCGTTACATCTTAGCGCCAAAAGGACTTAAAGTTGGTATGGAAGTTATGAGTGGTTCAACTGCTGATATTAAAGTAGGTAACTCACTACCATTAATCAACATTCCAGTTGGTACTGTTATTCATAACATTGAGTTAAAGCCAGGTAAAGGTGGGCAATTAGTTCGTTCTGCTGGTACTGAAGCTCAATTACTAGGTAAAGAGGGAGACTACGTATTAGTTCGCTTAAACTCTGGTGAAACACGTATGATCTTATCTAACTGCCGTGCTACTGTAGGGCAAGTTGGTAACTTAGAGCATGAACTTGTAAACATTGGTAAAGCAGGTCGTTCTCGTTGGTTAGGTATTAGACCTACTGTTCGTGGATCTGTAATGAACCCTAACGATCACCCACACGGTGGTGGTGAAGGTCGTTCGCCTATCGGACGTAAATCACCAATGTCTCCATGGGGTAAACCAACTCTTGGATACAAAACTCGTAAGAAAAACAAACACTCTGACAAGTACATTGTACGTCGTCGTAAAAAATAACGGGATTGCACTACGGTTCAAAAGAGCCGTAGCACAGTCGCGAAGGGAGGCACACTCATGGGTCGTAGCTTAAAAAAGGGACCTTTTGTCGATGATCACTTGATGAAAAAAGTTGTTGAATTAAACGAAAAAGACGAGAAGAAAGTTATTAAGTCTTGGTCACGTCGTTCAACAATCTTCCCAGATTTTATTGGTCACACTATTGCTGTTTATGATGGACGCAAGCATGTACCAGTATATGTTACTGAAGATATGGTAGGTCATAAGTTAGGTGAATTTGCACCGACAAGAACTTATAAAGGCCATGCTGCTGATGATAAGAAAACAAGACGTTAAGATGAGAGGAGGTACTAAATATGCAAGCGAAAGCAGTTGCTAAACAAGTGCGTATTGCTGCTCGTAAAGTACGTCTAGTTGTAGACTTAATTCGGGGCAAGCAAGTTGGTGAAGCTGTAGCAATCCTACGCCATACACCTAAAGCAGCTTCTCCAGTTGTAGAAAAGCTGTTAAACTCTGCAATTGCAAATGCAGAACACAACTATGAAATGGACGTTAACAATTTGGTAGTTAGTGAAGTATTTGTCGATGAGGGAGCTACTTTAAAAAGATTCCGTCCTCGTGCTATGGGACGCGCTAGTAGAATTAACAAACGTACTAGCCATATTACTATCGTTGTATCAGAAAAGAAGGAGGGATAAAGCGTGGGTCAAAAAGTAAATCCGATAGGACTTCGTGTAGGGATTATCCGTGACTGGGAGTCAAAATGGTACGCTGAAAAGGACTATGCTGATCTATTACACGAAGATTTAAAAATTCGTGAATATATCGAGAAGCGTCTTAAAGATGCATCTGTATCTAAAATTGAAATCGAACGCGCTGCAAACCGTGTGAATGTAACAATCCATACAGCTAAGCCTGGTATGGTAATCGGTAAAGGTGGTTCTGAGGTTGAAGCTCTTCGTAAAGCTTTAAACCAATTAACTAACAAGCGAGTTCACATTAATATCTTCGAAATTAAGCAAGCTGATTTAGATGCTAAATTAGTAGCTGAAAATATTGCTCGTCAATTAGAAAACCGTATTTCTTTCCGTCGTGCAATGAAGCAAGCAATCCAACGCACAATGCGCGCTGGAGCAAAAGGAATTAAAACTGAAGTATCTGGTCGTCTAGGCGGAGCAGATATCGCTCGTTCTGAACACTATAGCGAAGGAACTGTTCCACTTCACACATTACGTGCTGATATTGACTACGGAACAGCAGAAGCTGACACTACTTATGGTAAATTAGGTATTAAAGTATGGATTTACCGTGGTGAAGTCCTTCCAACGAAAGGAACGAAAAAAGAGGAAGGAGGAAAATAATCATGTTATTACCTAAACGTGTAAAGTATCGTCGCGAACATAGAGGGAAAATGCGCGGAAAAGCAAAAGGTGGTACGGAAGTACATTTCGGTGAATTTGGTCTTCAAGCTGTTGAAGCTTCTTGGATTACTAACCGTCAAATCGAATCTGCTCGTCGTGCAATGACTCGTTATATGAAACGTGGCGGTAAAGTATGGATTAAAATTTTCCCGTCTAAGCCTTATACAGCTAAACCTCTTGAGGTGCGAATGGGTTCTGGTAAAGGGGCTCCTGAAGGATGGGTAGCAGTAGTTAAACCAGGGAAAGTTATGTTTGAAATCGCAGGTGTAACTGAAGAAGTAGCACGTGAAGCATTACGTTTAGCTGCTCATAAATTACCTGTTAAATGTAAATTTGTAAAACGCGAAGAAGTGGGTGGTGACGCAAATGAAAGCTAATGAAATCCGTAACTTAACCACTGCCGAGATCGAACAGAAAGCTAAGTCACTGAAAGAAGAGTTATTTAACCTACGCTTTCAATTAGCGACTGGACAGTTAGACAATCCAGCCCGCATTCGTGAAGTTCGTAAAGCAATAGCTCGTGCAAAAACAGTATTGCGTGAGAGAGAGCTAGGTTTAACTAACGAATAATTTGAAAGGAGGTTTGCGCAATGACTGAGCGTAACCAACGTAAGGAATACACTGGAAAAGTTATATCTGACAAAATGGATAAAACGATCACAGTTGTAGTAGAAACTTACAAAACTGATAAGTTGTACGGCAAACGTGTTAAGTATTCAAAGAAGTATAAAGCTCATGATGAAAACAATTCTGCAAAAGTTGGCGATATCGTAAAAATTATGGAAACTCGACCTTTATCAAAAGATAAGCGTTTCCGTTTAGTTTCTATCGTTCAAGAAGCAGTAATTATCTAATAAATAAAGATCTTGTATTGTTTCCGAAGGGAGGTAAGATCAAATGATCCAACAAGAAACTCGTTTAAAAGTTGCTGATAACTCAGGTGCTCGTGAAGTACTTTGTATTAAGGTTTTAGGTGGTTCAGGCCGCAAAACAGCTAACATTGGTGACGTAATTGTTTGCTCGGTGAAACAAGCAACACCAGGAGGCGTTGTCAAGAAAGGTGACGTTGTTAAAGCTGTTATCGTTCGTACAAAGACAGGTGCACGTCGTAACGACGGTTCATATATCAAATTCGATGAGAATGCTGCAGTTATTATTAAAGAAGATAAGAGTCCACGTGGAACTCGTATTTTTGGACCAGTTGCACGCGAACTTCGTGAAAAGCAATTCATGAAAATCGTTTCTCTAGCTCCAGAAGTATTATAATCTCGTGAACGGACGAATTAGAAATTGCCTTTTAAGGAGGTGCGATTATGTCAACACCTAGAATGCATGTTAAAAAGGGTGACACTGTAAAAGTGATCTCTGGTAAGGATAAAGGAAAGCAAGGCGTTATTTTAGAAGCTTACCCAAGCAAAGGGCGTGTACTTGTTGAAGGAATTAACATGGTTAAAAAACATGCGAAACCATCTCAAGCTAACCCACAAGGCGGTATCATTAACATGGAAGCGCCAATTGCTTCATCTAACGTTATGCCACTTGATCCGAAAACAGGTGAACCTACACGTGTAGGATATACAGAAGTGAACGGTAAAAAAGTACGTATTGCAAAAAAATCTGGCGAAGCATTAGATAAGTAGTCAGGTCTGAAAGGAGGTCAACCACATGAATCGTTTAAAAGAGAGGTACCAAAACGAGATCGTCCCTTCTCTAGTTGAGAAATTCAACTACAGTTCAGTAATGGCTGTTCCGAAGGTAGAAAAGATCGTTGTAAACATGGGTGTTGGAGACGCAGTTTCTAACGCAAAAGCTTTAGATAAAGCTGTTGAAGAATTAACTCAAATTACTGGTCAAAAGCCACTTATCACGAAAGCGAAGAAATCAATCGCTGGTTTCAAACTTCGTGAAGGTATGCCAATCGGTGCGAAGGTAACACTTCGTGGTGAGCGCATGTATGAGTTTCTAGATAAATTAATCTCAGTTTCTCTTCCACGTGTACGTGACTTCCGCGGAATCTCTAAAAAATCATTTGATGGTCGTGGGAACTACACTTTAGGTGTTAAAGAACAATTAATCTTCCCAGAGATCGATTATGATAAAGTTGATAAAGCCCGTGGTATGGATATCGTTGTAGTAACTACTGCAAACACAGACGAGGAAGCTCGTGAACTATTAACATTAATGGGTATGCCATTTCAAAAATAGTCGGTAAATATTTGAAGAAGGAGTGAAAACTTTGGCGAAAAAGTCTATGATTGCTAAGCAGAAGCGCCCTCAAAAGTTCAAAGTGCAAGAGTATACTCGTTGCGAACGTTGTGGTCGTCCTCACTCAGTTATTCGTAAGTTTAAATTATGCAGGATTTGCTTCCGTGAATTAGCATATAAAGGTCAAATCCCAGGCGTTAAAAAAGCAAGCTGGTAATTTCCAAGTACGGAAGGAGGTAAAACAGATGGTCATGACAGATCCTATTGCAGATATGCTTACTAGAATTCGTAATGCGAACACTGTTCGTCACGAAAAGCTAGAACTACCTGCATCAAAGTTAAAAAAGGAAGTCGCAGAAATCCTTAAACGTGAAGGTTTCGTACGCGATGTTGAATATATTGAAGATAGCAAACAAGGTATTATTCGCATTTTCTTAAAATACGGTTCGAACAACGAACGTGTAATCTCAGGACTTAAGCGTATTAGTAAGCCAGGCTTACGCGTTTATGCTAAAGCTACTGAAGTACCTCGTGTTCTTGGTGGTTTAGGAATTGCGATCGTATCTACTTCTAACGGAATTCTTACAGACAAAGAAGCTCGTCAACAACAAATCGGCGGAGAAATCTTAGCTTACGTTTGGTAAGAACATAGAAAAGAAACGGAGGTGTATCGGATGTCTCGTATTGGTAATAAGCCAGTAGTTATTCCTGCTGGAGTTACAATTACATTAAACAACAATACTATTACTGTAAAAGGACCTAAGGGTGAGCTTTCTCGCGAACTTCATACTGA harbors:
- the rpsJ gene encoding 30S ribosomal protein S10; amino-acid sequence: MAKQKIRIRLKAYDHRILDQSAEKIVETAKRSGAQVSGPIPLPTEKSIYTILRAVHKYKDSREQFEMRTHKRLIDIVNPTPQTVDALMRLDLPSGVDIEIKL
- the rplC gene encoding 50S ribosomal protein L3, which encodes MTKGILGKKLGMTQVFTEKGDVVPVTVIEATPNVVLQKKSVESDGYVAIQLGYDDVKASRVTKPAKGHAEKANANPKRYMKEIRGTDFAAYEVGQEVKVDTFSEGDIVDVTGVSKGKGFQGSIKRHNQSRGPMAHGSRYHRRPGSMGPVAPNRVFKGKLLPGRMGGEQITVQNLEIVKVDTERNLLLVKGNVPGARKGYVTIKSAVKAN
- the rplD gene encoding 50S ribosomal protein L4, producing the protein MPKVALFNQNGTQVGDIELSEAVFGIEPNQNVLHDAVVMQQASLRQGTHDVKGRSEVRGGGRKPWRQKGTGRARQGSIRSPQWVGGGVVFGPTPRSYSYKLPKKVRRLAIKSALASKVQAAEIVVLEGLTLETPKTKDMVAILNNLSVDRKALVVTGDYNDNVALSARNIPGVTFVTAEGINVLDVLKHDKLVITKDAVQKVEEVLA
- the rplW gene encoding 50S ribosomal protein L23, whose amino-acid sequence is MENARDIIKRPVITERSTDLMSEKKYTFEVDVRANKTQVKDAIEEIFGVKVANVNTMNYKGKFKRFGRHSGYTPRRKKAIVTLTAESKELEFFEGV
- the rplB gene encoding 50S ribosomal protein L2 → MPIKKYKPTSAGRRGMTGLDFQEITTDKPEKSLLAPLHRKGGRNNQGKLTVRHQGGGHKRQYRVIDFKRNKDGIPGRVATIEYDPNRTANIALINYVDGEKRYILAPKGLKVGMEVMSGSTADIKVGNSLPLINIPVGTVIHNIELKPGKGGQLVRSAGTEAQLLGKEGDYVLVRLNSGETRMILSNCRATVGQVGNLEHELVNIGKAGRSRWLGIRPTVRGSVMNPNDHPHGGGEGRSPIGRKSPMSPWGKPTLGYKTRKKNKHSDKYIVRRRKK
- the rpsS gene encoding 30S ribosomal protein S19, which codes for MGRSLKKGPFVDDHLMKKVVELNEKDEKKVIKSWSRRSTIFPDFIGHTIAVYDGRKHVPVYVTEDMVGHKLGEFAPTRTYKGHAADDKKTRR
- the rplV gene encoding 50S ribosomal protein L22; translated protein: MQAKAVAKQVRIAARKVRLVVDLIRGKQVGEAVAILRHTPKAASPVVEKLLNSAIANAEHNYEMDVNNLVVSEVFVDEGATLKRFRPRAMGRASRINKRTSHITIVVSEKKEG
- the rpsC gene encoding 30S ribosomal protein S3; protein product: MGQKVNPIGLRVGIIRDWESKWYAEKDYADLLHEDLKIREYIEKRLKDASVSKIEIERAANRVNVTIHTAKPGMVIGKGGSEVEALRKALNQLTNKRVHINIFEIKQADLDAKLVAENIARQLENRISFRRAMKQAIQRTMRAGAKGIKTEVSGRLGGADIARSEHYSEGTVPLHTLRADIDYGTAEADTTYGKLGIKVWIYRGEVLPTKGTKKEEGGK
- the rplP gene encoding 50S ribosomal protein L16; this translates as MLLPKRVKYRREHRGKMRGKAKGGTEVHFGEFGLQAVEASWITNRQIESARRAMTRYMKRGGKVWIKIFPSKPYTAKPLEVRMGSGKGAPEGWVAVVKPGKVMFEIAGVTEEVAREALRLAAHKLPVKCKFVKREEVGGDANES
- the rpmC gene encoding 50S ribosomal protein L29, encoding MKANEIRNLTTAEIEQKAKSLKEELFNLRFQLATGQLDNPARIREVRKAIARAKTVLRERELGLTNE
- the rpsQ gene encoding 30S ribosomal protein S17; protein product: MTERNQRKEYTGKVISDKMDKTITVVVETYKTDKLYGKRVKYSKKYKAHDENNSAKVGDIVKIMETRPLSKDKRFRLVSIVQEAVII
- the rplN gene encoding 50S ribosomal protein L14; the protein is MIQQETRLKVADNSGAREVLCIKVLGGSGRKTANIGDVIVCSVKQATPGGVVKKGDVVKAVIVRTKTGARRNDGSYIKFDENAAVIIKEDKSPRGTRIFGPVARELREKQFMKIVSLAPEVL
- the rplX gene encoding 50S ribosomal protein L24, whose amino-acid sequence is MHVKKGDTVKVISGKDKGKQGVILEAYPSKGRVLVEGINMVKKHAKPSQANPQGGIINMEAPIASSNVMPLDPKTGEPTRVGYTEVNGKKVRIAKKSGEALDK
- the rplE gene encoding 50S ribosomal protein L5; the protein is MNRLKERYQNEIVPSLVEKFNYSSVMAVPKVEKIVVNMGVGDAVSNAKALDKAVEELTQITGQKPLITKAKKSIAGFKLREGMPIGAKVTLRGERMYEFLDKLISVSLPRVRDFRGISKKSFDGRGNYTLGVKEQLIFPEIDYDKVDKARGMDIVVVTTANTDEEARELLTLMGMPFQK
- the rpsN gene encoding 30S ribosomal protein S14, which encodes MAKKSMIAKQKRPQKFKVQEYTRCERCGRPHSVIRKFKLCRICFRELAYKGQIPGVKKASW
- the rpsH gene encoding 30S ribosomal protein S8, with the protein product MVMTDPIADMLTRIRNANTVRHEKLELPASKLKKEVAEILKREGFVRDVEYIEDSKQGIIRIFLKYGSNNERVISGLKRISKPGLRVYAKATEVPRVLGGLGIAIVSTSNGILTDKEARQQQIGGEILAYVW